The following proteins are co-located in the Pyxicephalus adspersus chromosome Z, UCB_Pads_2.0, whole genome shotgun sequence genome:
- the LOC140343899 gene encoding cytochrome P450 2B19-like, whose amino-acid sequence MDRWKELRRFSLSTMRDFGLGKKSIEECILEESQCLVAELKKINASFLNPQQFFIKVAGSVIYYIMFGHRHGYEDDELLEVVSTISETFHLISSVWGQIFDMFPRIMKFIPGKHQQFLSNMQKLLQYVRTRVEKNRETLDPKNPRDYVDAFLIKMEKDKKYPHTEYHMTNLVNSTLQIFFAGVETTGSTLTYAFLIFMKHPDVLGKVCEEIDHIIGRDRSPKMQDRNQMPFTDAVIHEIQRFIDLIPMGMPRKTTRDIEYRGYYLPKDTNIYPMLTTVLKDPACFPYPNEFNPKNFLNEHGEFKKNDGYMPLAAGKRNCMGEALARMEIFIVVVTILQNFTLKPELPVEYLELKPDVSGIGNLPKPYKMAFIPR is encoded by the exons ATGGACAGGTGGAAAGAGCTTCGACGATTTTCTCTGTCAACAATGCGAGATTTTGGCTTGGGTAAAAAGAGTATAGAAGAATGTATTTTAGAGGAGTCTCAATGTCTGGTGGCTGAACTAAAAAAGATCAATG cATCATTCCTCAATCCTCAGCAGTTCTTCATTAAAGTTGCTGGCAGTGTTATCTATTACATCATGTTTGGACACCGCCATGGTTATGAAGATGACGAGCTTCTTGAGGTTGTAAGCACTATTTCTGAAACTTTCCACCTCATCTCTTCAGTGTGGGGTCAG ATATTTGATATGTTTCCCAGAATCATGAAGTTCATTCCAGGGAAGCATCAACAATTTTTATCCAACATGCAGAAGCTCCTGCAGTATGTGAGGACGAGAGTGGAAAAGAACAGGGAGACTCTGGATCCAAAAAACCCCAGAGATTATGTGGATGCTTTTCTCATTAAAATGGAAAAG GACAAGAAATACCCCCACACTGAATACCATATGACTAACTTGGTGAATAGTACCCTACAGATCTTCTTTGCTGGTGTAGAAACTACAGGTTCAACACTGACCTATGCTTTTCTCATTTTTATGAAACACCCAGATGTTCTTG gCAAAGTCTGTGAGGAGATTGATCACATCATTGGTCGAGACCGAAGCCCCAAAATGCAAGACAGGAATCAAATGCCATTCACAGATGCTGTTATCCATGAAATCCAGAGATTTATTGATCTAATTCCTATGGGTATGCCTCGGAAAACTACAAGGGATATTGAGTATAGAGGGTACTACCTACCCAAG gacacCAACATTTATCCGATGCTTACCACCGTGTTAAAAGACCCTGCCTGTTTTCCATACCCTAATGAATTCAACCCCAAGAATTTTCTTAATGAGCACGgagaatttaaaaagaatgatGGTTATATGCCTCTTGCTGCAG GGAAGAGGAACTGTATGGGAGAAGCTCTGGCCCGAATGGAGATTTTCATTGTTGTAGTTACAATCTTGCAGAACTTCACCTTGAAGCCTGAACTTCCAGTGGAGTATTTGGAACTCAAACCTGATGTATCTGGAATTGGGAATCTTCCAAAGCCATATAAAATGGCCTTCATTCCTCGCTAG